Within Legionella birminghamensis, the genomic segment CTAATGTTTTACTTCCTGATTTCTATCGTTTAGCTTTAGAAAAAGACCATGCTCAATTGCAGTCAATCTTTCAAGATCTATTTGAGGACTATGCTAATAAGGAAAAGCACCAAGCAATGCGAGAAAAAGGCAATACTGCAATTATTGCTTTAGCTAAAGAAGCAAAAGTTGATGCAGTAAATTTGCTCCTATCCTACCATTACCTTAGCCCATCTGCTGCTGCATATGGCTATTCCTTTAGTAAACATGGCTACTTTTCGAATATTAAAAATATTGAAAAACTGTTAGATACCATCAGAAAATCTTCTTATATTAGTCAAAAAGCAGAAATGTCAGCTTTAAATGAAACCAGTGAGGCAGCGATAAAAGGTTTTCTCGAGAATGGATACTTTGAAAATGTTGAATCAGCAGAGTCTGCCATGAACTGCATGGATGACCCGCTTTTGTTGCAAAAATTTTCAGAAAAAATGTGCGATTTAAATTTAAATAGAAATTGTATTTTGGATATGTAGTTACAGCTTAAACCGTTGCTTAGATGTTCATGAATCCATTAACACTACTACCAGTTCAGGCAAATTAGTGTTTCATATTTTTGGTGCTCTGGCTGAGTTTGAGCGAAACCTTATTCGTGAGGGTACGCAAGCAGGGCAGACTTCTGCCCGCACTCGTGCTCGATTAGGGGGGACGAAGATCTTAAATGCAAAAAAACAGGCATAGCCAAAAAAATGTATGCTGAACGAGAATTTACGGTGGATCAAAGCGAGCTTTATTTCTCCCTACTTTCCAATGGCTTCCATAACTTTATTGACATCTTCTTCAATAATTTTATTAATTACTGAAATTTGATCAGAATAACCAACCGATTCAACAACCAAGTCAGCGATTTCCTCGTAAAATGCATCTCGTTCGTGATGTTGTTTTTCTAAAAAGCTTTTCATATCATCTACTGGAAGCGATGGAGTCCGGCCATTTTTCATACGGCCAAGTTGGGTTGGTATGGATACTTTCAAATAAACAACAAATTCTGTGGACAATAATTTTCGGCATTGCTCGCTTGAGACAATACACTCCTCCAATAAAACGACTACATTTTCTTTTCCGGCACAATGGGAAATGATGTCTGCTTGGCACCGATTAAATGCTGCTTCCCCTTGCTCTCCCAAAATATCTTTTGTAAGTCGTCCAATATAGCGTTCAATACTTGGATTTGCATCAACGAGTTGCCATCCTAATTTATTAGCCAAAGCTTCAGTAAATATAAACTTACCAGCCCCCATATGCCCTACTATGAAGATGCGCTTTATCATTTGTTAATAATCCTCTTAGCCGGAAATGTCAAAAACTCTTAAAGCAAACCACCAATACCATGTCTTTCTACAATATTGAGTAATTTAAGTATTGCGCCATGGGCATGCCGCTTCCCTTGCTCTAAGCCACGAATCATTGCAGGGCTAACATTAAGATATTTAGCAAATACAGATTGGCTTAATTTTTGTTTTTTCCGTAACTGTTGTATTTCCTCACCGGTAAATTCATGTAAAACAGGTAAATCTTGATCGGTAAGATTTCTTAATGTTTTTTTATCAATAATTTCAGCTTTGTAAAGACCTTGTGCAAGATCATTAATTGTATCTTGTATATTAGACATTTTTATTTACCTCAAACAGTTCCCCTAAAGTAATTAACTTATTTATTTGTTCATTATCAAGCCCAAGCATGATATCAGCCAATTGCTTCAACTTTTTAAGCTCGGAAGTTGTCACATTTCCTTTATTATTCTTAGAGAATAAATGTAACCAGTAAATGCCATTATCCTTCTTAAAAGCTAATATACTTCTTGAGCCTCCGCTTTTACCTCGCCCTTCATTGGTTGCAACTCTTAATTTATAGAGCCCAGCTCCTAATGAATATTTTAATTGCTCATCTCTGCTTAACTTAAAAAAACCATCTAAAGTATTGATAAGAACTTCATCCTTTAATCCAATTTTATTTGCTTCATTAGTAAATTTTTTTATTTTTAAGTGCTTCATGAATGCATGCCAAATTATAATACCATGTATTATAGTACATAGTACTATATATTTCCAAAGGTCAAATTAACGGGGTGACGTGGTCAAGTAAAACGTTACAACCCAGTTAAGCTATTTTTTGTAACAGCAATTTAGCTTGTTTTTCATACTGATTGGGAGAAACATATCCTAAGAATGAATGAAGACGCTTGCTGTTATAATGCATAGCAATATAACTCAGAATATCCTGTTGCGCCTCCAGACGAGTCTGGTAGTTTTTCCACTGCACTAACTCTTGTTTCAAGGAGCCAAAAAAGCTCTCAGCTACGGCATTGTCCCAACAATCTCCCTTGCGGCTCATGCTCCCTGTGCATCCGTGTTGAGTCAACAATCGAGTATAGGGTTTGCTGGCATAGTCGAGTAAGCTGAAGGCCTTTCAACCTCCAGCTCCTCTAAGAACCCACCGTACCCGTTTCCGTGTAGTGGGCTCAAGCCTTTATTAAGCCAGACTCTCTGACCCAGCTGTACGTACTCTAGTCGATTTTGCAAAGCGCTGAAGTTTTTCCCTTTCGGCAAAATATTGTTTGTACTTTGGGTCATAGGGTGTCGCCTCGGCGCGGATTTTGATATGGCGCTTTATAGGTGTTGCGTTGGCATTTAACAACTTTAGTGTTTTATAGTGTCCTTGATGCAGTACTAACCCTGCATTAAACACCCAGTTGTCGCCACCTGTCGAGCAGAAATATTTTCTGGCTATCCAGCGCCGCCCTTTATTTCGATGTCGTCGTTTAGCCCATGCCCAAAGGGCTAAAAAAATATCGTTATCTACCTTACTAAAGACCGCTTTAGAAACCGCATGACGATAATAATTTGTCCAACCTCTTATTTTTGGGTTTAAGATGTTAATCAAATCCTTAGCGCTTGTGGCTTTAGCACGTGCTATGATATCTCTGATATGTGCCAGAAAGGTCTTAACGCTGTCCTTCGACGGTTTGATTAAGAGTTTTTCCTTGTATTTACGAATATTGTGTCCTAAGAAATCAAATCCTTGGTCAATATGGGTAATCGTGGTTTTCTCTTCAGATAGTTTCAAGCCCCGCTCGGCTAGAAATTCCTCTACAATGGGTTTTACTTTTTGCTCCAAAATTCCTTTTGTGGCTCCCGTAACGATAAAATCATCCGCGTAAATATAAACTTACCAGCCCCCATGTGACCCACTACGAAGATGCGCTTTATCATTTGTTAATAGCCCCTTAGTCGGATATTTAGAATC encodes:
- a CDS encoding group II intron maturase-specific domain-containing protein, whose translation is MYADDFIVTGATKGILEQKVKPIVEEFLAERGLKLSEEKTTITHIDQGFDFLGHNIRKYKEKLLIKPSKDSVKTFLAHIRDIIARAKATSAKDLINILNPKIRGWTNYYRHAVSKAVFSKVDNDIFLALWAWAKRRHRNKGRRWIARKYFCSTGGDNWVFNAGLVLHQGHYKTLKLLNANATPIKRHIKIRAEATPYDPKYKQYFAEREKLQRFAKSTRVRTAGSESLA
- a CDS encoding helix-turn-helix domain-containing protein, with amino-acid sequence MSNIQDTINDLAQGLYKAEIIDKKTLRNLTDQDLPVLHEFTGEEIQQLRKKQKLSQSVFAKYLNVSPAMIRGLEQGKRHAHGAILKLLNIVERHGIGGLL
- a CDS encoding type II toxin-antitoxin system RelE/ParE family toxin, which encodes MKHLKIKKFTNEANKIGLKDEVLINTLDGFFKLSRDEQLKYSLGAGLYKLRVATNEGRGKSGGSRSILAFKKDNGIYWLHLFSKNNKGNVTTSELKKLKQLADIMLGLDNEQINKLITLGELFEVNKNV
- a CDS encoding shikimate kinase, whose product is MIKRIFIVGHMGAGKFIFTEALANKLGWQLVDANPSIERYIGRLTKDILGEQGEAAFNRCQADIISHCAGKENVVVLLEECIVSSEQCRKLLSTEFVVYLKVSIPTQLGRMKNGRTPSLPVDDMKSFLEKQHHERDAFYEEIADLVVESVGYSDQISVINKIIEEDVNKVMEAIGK